The Pseudomonas baetica genome includes a region encoding these proteins:
- the adk gene encoding adenylate kinase, whose product MRVILLGAPGAGKGTQAKFITEKFGIPQISTGDMLRAAVKAGTPLGVQAKSIMDAGGLVSDDLIIALVQDRIAQPDCANGFLFDGFPRTIPQAEALVTAGVELDAVVEIAVEDEEIVQRIAGRRVHEASGRVYHVVYNPPKLAGKDDITGEELVQRKDDTEETVRHRLSVYHSQTKPLVDFYQKLSAANGKPKYSHIPGVGSVEAITAKVLEALS is encoded by the coding sequence ATGCGCGTCATTCTGCTGGGAGCTCCCGGGGCCGGTAAAGGTACTCAGGCTAAGTTCATCACCGAAAAATTCGGCATTCCGCAAATCTCCACCGGCGACATGCTGCGTGCAGCGGTCAAGGCTGGCACGCCACTGGGCGTTCAAGCCAAGAGCATCATGGATGCCGGCGGCCTGGTGTCGGATGATCTGATCATCGCGCTGGTTCAGGATCGTATTGCTCAACCTGACTGCGCCAACGGTTTCCTGTTCGACGGCTTCCCGCGCACCATTCCGCAGGCTGAAGCACTGGTGACTGCCGGTGTCGAGCTGGACGCCGTGGTCGAAATCGCCGTTGAAGACGAAGAAATCGTTCAGCGCATCGCCGGTCGTCGTGTTCACGAAGCCAGCGGCCGCGTTTACCACGTTGTCTACAACCCGCCGAAACTGGCCGGTAAAGACGACATCACCGGTGAAGAACTGGTACAGCGCAAAGACGACACTGAAGAAACCGTGCGTCATCGCCTGTCGGTTTACCACTCGCAGACCAAGCCACTGGTGGACTTCTACCAGAAGTTGTCCGCTGCCAACGGCAAGCCGAAGTACAGCCACATTCCGGGTGTCGGTTCGGTAGAAGCAATCACCGCCAAGGTGCTTGAAGCGCTGAGCTGA
- the tsaB gene encoding tRNA (adenosine(37)-N6)-threonylcarbamoyltransferase complex dimerization subunit type 1 TsaB, which yields MSTLLALDTATEACSVALLHDGKVTSHYEVIPRLHAQKLLPMIQQLLADAGTTLQAVDAIAFGRGPGAFTGVRIAIGVVQGLAFALDRPVLPVSNLAVLAQRAFREHGVSQVAAAIDARMDEVYWGCYRETAGEMRLVGAEAVLPPEVAALPDDASGDWFGAGTGWGYGERIAVKLSGSDAGMLPHAEDLLTLARFAWERGEAIPADDAQPVYLRDKVATPKAR from the coding sequence ATGAGCACCTTGCTGGCCCTGGACACCGCGACTGAAGCTTGCTCCGTTGCCTTGCTGCATGACGGCAAGGTCACGAGCCATTACGAGGTGATCCCGCGCCTGCACGCGCAAAAGCTGTTGCCGATGATCCAGCAACTGCTGGCCGACGCCGGCACCACGCTGCAAGCGGTGGATGCCATTGCGTTCGGTCGCGGGCCGGGTGCGTTTACCGGGGTGCGGATTGCCATCGGCGTGGTGCAGGGGCTGGCGTTCGCGCTGGACCGTCCGGTATTGCCGGTGTCCAACCTTGCGGTGCTGGCGCAGCGTGCGTTTCGTGAGCATGGCGTGAGCCAGGTTGCCGCGGCCATCGATGCGCGCATGGATGAAGTGTATTGGGGCTGCTACCGCGAGACGGCGGGGGAGATGCGTCTGGTCGGTGCTGAAGCGGTGTTGCCGCCGGAAGTCGCGGCACTGCCGGACGATGCCAGCGGCGACTGGTTCGGTGCCGGCACGGGCTGGGGTTATGGCGAGCGCATCGCGGTCAAGCTGAGCGGTTCCGATGCCGGCATGCTGCCCCACGCCGAAGACCTGCTGACGTTGGCGCGCTTTGCCTGGGAGCGTGGTGAGGCGATCCCGGCCGATGATGCTCAGCCGGTTTACCTGCGCGACAAAGTGGCCACCCCCAAAGCCCGCTGA
- a CDS encoding DUF72 domain-containing protein, with amino-acid sequence MDLPYYLGCPSWSENAWREYLYPVDAKTSDFLGHYCQVFNAVEGNTTFYASPSPATVQRWAEIMPAHFRFTAKFPGDISHSGDLREQLTAAETFLQLLKPLGERVAPLWLQLSKSFTPQRLPELTAFIDALDCPLAVEVRHEQFFAKGESERLLNRLLLDRGVERICLDPRALFSCLSTESSVIHAQSKKPRVPTRPAAFTQFPQVRFIGHPELEANDPFLVPWVAKIAEWIEEGRTPYIFLHTADNLLAAKLAQRFHAQLMHRLPGLPPLPELYREPAAEQLGLL; translated from the coding sequence ATGGATCTGCCTTACTACCTCGGTTGCCCGTCATGGAGCGAAAACGCCTGGCGCGAGTATCTGTATCCGGTAGACGCAAAAACTTCTGATTTCCTCGGCCACTACTGCCAGGTGTTCAACGCCGTGGAAGGCAACACGACCTTCTATGCCAGCCCATCGCCCGCCACCGTGCAGCGTTGGGCCGAGATCATGCCTGCGCACTTTCGCTTCACAGCCAAATTCCCCGGCGATATCAGCCACAGCGGTGATCTGCGCGAGCAACTGACCGCCGCCGAAACCTTCCTGCAATTACTCAAGCCTCTCGGTGAGCGTGTCGCACCGCTGTGGCTGCAACTGTCGAAAAGCTTCACACCGCAGCGGCTGCCGGAGCTGACGGCGTTCATCGATGCGCTGGACTGCCCGCTGGCGGTGGAAGTGCGGCATGAGCAGTTCTTCGCCAAGGGTGAGAGCGAGCGCCTGCTCAATCGGCTGTTACTGGATCGTGGCGTCGAGCGCATCTGTCTGGATCCGCGTGCGCTGTTCAGTTGCCTGTCGACCGAGTCCTCGGTGATCCACGCGCAATCGAAAAAGCCCCGGGTGCCGACACGTCCAGCGGCGTTCACACAGTTTCCGCAGGTGCGCTTCATCGGCCATCCAGAACTTGAAGCCAACGACCCGTTTCTGGTGCCATGGGTGGCGAAGATCGCCGAGTGGATCGAAGAGGGCCGCACGCCGTATATCTTCCTGCACACCGCCGACAACCTGCTGGCGGCGAAGCTGGCGCAACGTTTTCACGCACAACTGATGCATCGTTTGCCTGGCCTGCCACCTCTGCCTGAGCTATACAGAGAACCCGCCGCGGAGCAACTTGGCCTGCTCTGA
- a CDS encoding isocitrate lyase/PEP mutase family protein → MDAQALTEQVRKAQAFKALHERPGLFVIPNPWDAGSAKMLASLGYQALATTSAGYAFSQGKADGALSLEDTLANVRVIVAATDLPVAVDLENGFADDPVECAKSLLYAAEAGAVGGSIEDATGRADAPIYCFEHAVARIEASVAAVRTLPFPFLLTARVENYLHGNPDLNDTIRRLQAFAEAGADVLYAPGLRSAEEVLAVVRAVAPKQVNVLMSGGLKLTVQQLEEMGVRRISTGSALALAAYGEFFRAAEEIQNCGTFGFTSQSMPYAKANQFFKG, encoded by the coding sequence ATGGATGCTCAAGCCCTTACAGAACAAGTCCGTAAAGCCCAAGCCTTCAAAGCCTTGCATGAGCGTCCGGGGCTTTTCGTCATTCCCAATCCGTGGGATGCCGGCTCGGCGAAGATGCTCGCCAGTCTCGGCTATCAGGCGTTGGCAACCACCAGTGCCGGTTATGCGTTTTCCCAAGGCAAAGCCGATGGTGCCTTGAGCCTTGAAGACACCTTGGCCAATGTCCGGGTAATTGTTGCGGCGACGGATTTGCCGGTGGCGGTTGACCTGGAGAACGGTTTTGCCGACGACCCGGTCGAGTGCGCAAAAAGTTTGCTGTATGCAGCCGAGGCGGGCGCAGTGGGCGGTTCGATCGAGGACGCCACGGGCCGTGCGGACGCGCCGATCTATTGCTTCGAACACGCCGTCGCGCGCATCGAAGCCTCCGTGGCCGCAGTGCGCACGCTGCCATTTCCCTTCCTCCTGACCGCCCGTGTGGAGAACTACCTGCACGGCAATCCCGACCTCAACGACACCATCCGCCGTTTGCAGGCCTTCGCCGAGGCGGGCGCCGACGTCTTGTATGCGCCGGGTTTGCGCAGCGCCGAAGAAGTTTTGGCCGTGGTGCGCGCGGTAGCGCCGAAACAGGTGAACGTGTTGATGTCCGGCGGTTTGAAGCTGACCGTGCAGCAACTCGAAGAAATGGGCGTGCGGCGGATCAGTACCGGTTCTGCTCTGGCATTGGCGGCTTACGGCGAGTTCTTCCGTGCGGCAGAAGAAATCCAGAATTGCGGCACCTTCGGCTTCACCTCGCAGTCGATGCCGTACGCCAAGGCCAACCAGTTTTTCAAGGGCTGA
- a CDS encoding extensin family protein translates to MGRWIFWLVLLMIGGAAVSVWRGWLDVPPQWNPWAPLDVKATPNWLTGYKLMRLRGDPELCAQALGSSALRVARQADSPDAKCPLIGALRVQGGEVALSSSFLASCPLAVAYAMFEHHTLQPAAQSVYGQKVARVDHLGSFACRNIYNRESGALSRHASADALDIAGFRLADGRTISVLKDWPKQNQDAQFLRKLRDGACEAFSVVLSPDYNAAHRNHFHVDVGRWSMCR, encoded by the coding sequence ATGGGGCGGTGGATATTCTGGCTGGTGCTGCTGATGATTGGCGGCGCTGCGGTCAGTGTCTGGCGCGGCTGGCTGGACGTGCCGCCGCAGTGGAATCCGTGGGCGCCGCTGGATGTGAAAGCCACGCCCAACTGGCTGACCGGTTACAAGCTGATGCGTTTGCGCGGCGACCCGGAACTTTGCGCGCAGGCGCTTGGTAGCTCGGCTTTGCGCGTTGCGCGGCAAGCCGACAGCCCTGACGCCAAGTGCCCGTTGATCGGCGCCTTGCGCGTTCAGGGCGGTGAGGTGGCGCTGAGCAGCAGCTTCCTCGCCAGTTGTCCGTTGGCGGTGGCCTATGCGATGTTTGAACACCACACGCTGCAACCCGCCGCTCAATCCGTTTACGGGCAAAAGGTCGCGCGGGTTGATCACCTCGGCAGCTTCGCCTGCCGCAATATCTACAATCGCGAAAGCGGTGCGCTAAGCCGCCATGCCAGTGCCGATGCGCTGGACATCGCCGGGTTCCGGCTGGCGGACGGCCGAACCATCAGCGTGCTCAAGGACTGGCCGAAGCAAAATCAGGACGCGCAGTTTCTGCGCAAGTTGCGCGATGGTGCCTGCGAGGCGTTCAGTGTGGTGTTGAGTCCGGATTACAACGCCGCCCATCGCAATCACTTTCATGTCGATGTCGGGCGCTGGAGCATGTGTCGCTGA
- a CDS encoding energy transducer TonB, which translates to MSGILPTSIGYISPHGDFSRQNTQALSGVSHLWQDFFAQALAEQTSEVVPACGKFPPVDLSSPEEPTVGSELHAHIISQRECDVVETEVRPPEPLFLPIAEFEMDLLDKPFPPFPPEELKAQQEQQDFDSSWVRPVVINNGQPVPEPGPAPQKKPLYLPIAEFDLDLMQKPYPPFPPEEIVEQQKALDFDNGWARPIVLQNLRIAA; encoded by the coding sequence ATGTCAGGCATTCTTCCCACATCGATTGGCTACATCTCGCCCCATGGCGATTTCAGCCGTCAAAATACTCAAGCACTGAGCGGCGTCAGTCACCTGTGGCAGGATTTCTTTGCCCAGGCGCTGGCCGAACAGACGAGTGAAGTGGTGCCTGCGTGTGGCAAGTTTCCTCCGGTTGACCTGAGTAGCCCTGAAGAGCCGACCGTTGGCAGCGAACTGCACGCGCACATCATCAGCCAGCGCGAGTGCGATGTGGTCGAAACCGAAGTGCGTCCGCCGGAGCCGCTGTTCCTGCCGATCGCCGAATTCGAAATGGACTTGCTGGACAAACCATTCCCGCCATTCCCGCCAGAAGAACTGAAAGCTCAGCAAGAGCAACAGGATTTCGACAGCAGTTGGGTGCGTCCGGTGGTGATCAACAATGGTCAGCCCGTTCCAGAGCCTGGCCCGGCCCCGCAGAAGAAACCGCTGTACCTGCCGATTGCCGAGTTCGACCTCGACCTGATGCAGAAGCCTTACCCGCCGTTCCCGCCGGAAGAAATCGTCGAGCAGCAGAAAGCGTTGGACTTTGATAACGGTTGGGCACGTCCGATCGTTCTGCAAAACCTGCGCATCGCCGCCTGA
- a CDS encoding class I SAM-dependent methyltransferase, producing MIEQPAACRIHVEALGPTFEAQAEQWAERLGLPLQVADGEFALQVGEQGLQLQQLGPDAPGPVRVDFVEGGAAHRRLYGGGSGQMIAKAVGIAQGVRPRVLDATAGLGRDAFVLASLGCEMSLIERQPLIGALLEDGLARAAEDFDVAPIVARMKLLKGNSIEVMRNWEGEPPQVIYLDPMFPHREKTALVKKEMRLFRPLVGDDPDAPALLEAALALATHRVVVKRPRKAPCIDGPKPSHALDGKSSRYDIYPKKALKP from the coding sequence ATGATTGAGCAACCCGCGGCCTGCCGCATCCATGTCGAAGCTCTCGGCCCGACGTTTGAAGCGCAAGCCGAGCAGTGGGCCGAACGCCTGGGCTTGCCGCTGCAAGTGGCCGACGGCGAGTTCGCCTTGCAGGTCGGCGAGCAGGGTCTGCAGCTTCAGCAACTGGGCCCGGACGCACCGGGGCCGGTGCGCGTCGACTTTGTCGAGGGTGGCGCGGCGCATCGTCGGTTGTACGGCGGTGGTAGCGGGCAGATGATCGCCAAGGCGGTCGGCATCGCTCAGGGCGTGCGCCCGCGCGTGCTGGATGCCACAGCAGGGCTGGGTAGGGATGCGTTTGTGCTGGCGAGTCTGGGTTGCGAGATGAGCCTGATTGAGCGCCAGCCACTGATCGGTGCGTTGCTGGAGGACGGTCTGGCGCGGGCGGCGGAAGATTTTGATGTGGCGCCGATTGTGGCGCGGATGAAGTTGCTCAAAGGCAACTCCATCGAGGTCATGCGCAATTGGGAAGGCGAGCCGCCGCAGGTGATTTATCTCGATCCGATGTTCCCGCATCGCGAGAAAACGGCGTTGGTGAAGAAGGAAATGCGCCTGTTCCGCCCGTTGGTTGGCGATGATCCGGATGCCCCGGCGCTGCTGGAAGCCGCTTTGGCTTTGGCGACGCACCGGGTGGTGGTCAAGCGCCCGCGCAAGGCGCCGTGCATTGACGGGCCGAAGCCCAGTCATGCGCTGGATGGCAAATCGAGCCGCTATGACATCTACCCGAAGAAAGCGCTCAAGCCCTGA
- a CDS encoding TetR/AcrR family transcriptional regulator has translation MSNNLSAPNGPGRPKDLAKRQAILEAAKILFLSHGYANTSMDAVAAEAGVSKLTVYSHFNDKETLFSAAVVAKCEEQLPPLFFELPQGIAVENVLLNIARGFHHLINSDESVNLHRLIMALGSQDPKLSLIFFEAGPQRMVQGMERLLTQIHDTGVLSIDQPRNAAEHFFCLIKGAGNFRLLYGCGEPLTEEAAESHVQEVVALFMRAYRP, from the coding sequence ATGTCGAACAATCTTTCAGCTCCAAACGGTCCGGGCCGCCCCAAGGATCTGGCCAAGCGCCAAGCCATCCTCGAAGCGGCGAAAATTCTGTTTCTGAGTCACGGCTATGCCAACACCAGCATGGACGCGGTGGCCGCCGAAGCTGGCGTGTCGAAGCTGACGGTTTACAGCCATTTCAACGACAAGGAGACGCTGTTCTCCGCCGCCGTGGTGGCCAAATGCGAAGAACAATTACCGCCGCTGTTCTTCGAATTGCCCCAAGGGATTGCCGTGGAAAATGTGTTGCTGAACATTGCCCGAGGCTTTCATCACCTGATCAACAGCGATGAGTCGGTGAATCTGCACCGTTTGATCATGGCGCTGGGCAGTCAGGATCCGAAACTGTCGCTGATCTTCTTCGAAGCAGGCCCGCAGCGCATGGTGCAAGGCATGGAGCGGTTGTTGACGCAGATCCATGACACCGGCGTGCTGAGCATCGACCAGCCGCGTAATGCGGCCGAGCATTTCTTTTGCCTGATCAAGGGCGCGGGGAATTTTCGTTTGTTGTATGGCTGTGGGGAGCCGTTGACAGAAGAGGCAGCGGAAAGCCATGTGCAGGAAGTTGTAGCGTTGTTTATGCGCGCCTATCGACCCTGA
- a CDS encoding efflux RND transporter periplasmic adaptor subunit gives MFRHALSLALPVSLAFLLSACGQEEVTQVTVRPAMVVQPEPSAQAMESYPGEVRARYEPDLAFRIGGKVSRRLVDEGQRVKADQPLAELDPQDVRLQLEATRAQVAAAEANLNLVRAERDRYKTLMDRQMVSRSAYDNAENLFRSGEARLKQIKAEFYVSTNQASYAVLRAPQDGVVAKRAVEVGQVVAAGQTVFTLATDGEREVLISLPEQSFGRFKVGQPVTVELWAQQNQRFAGQIRELSPAADPKSRTFAARISFTSGKVPAELGQSARVFVQSVDAAPLSVPLSALTAENGATYVWVVNTDNTLKKTPVRVGPFGEKTVPVLEGLKANDWVVAAGVHVLLEGQQVRPVDRSNRVVNLANKE, from the coding sequence ATGTTCCGCCATGCGTTGTCCCTCGCGTTGCCAGTGAGTCTGGCGTTCCTTTTGTCAGCGTGTGGTCAGGAAGAGGTGACGCAAGTCACCGTGCGACCGGCCATGGTGGTGCAGCCAGAGCCTTCGGCGCAGGCAATGGAAAGTTATCCGGGCGAGGTGCGTGCCCGCTACGAACCCGATCTGGCGTTCCGCATTGGCGGCAAAGTCAGCCGACGACTGGTCGATGAAGGTCAGCGCGTGAAGGCCGATCAGCCCCTTGCCGAACTCGATCCGCAGGACGTGCGTCTGCAACTGGAGGCCACCCGCGCGCAAGTCGCCGCCGCCGAAGCCAATCTGAACCTGGTGCGTGCCGAGCGCGACCGCTACAAAACCCTGATGGATCGGCAGATGGTCAGCCGCTCGGCCTACGACAACGCCGAAAACCTCTTCCGCTCCGGCGAAGCACGCCTCAAGCAAATCAAAGCAGAATTCTACGTATCGACCAATCAGGCCAGCTACGCGGTGCTGCGTGCGCCGCAGGACGGCGTGGTGGCCAAGCGTGCGGTGGAAGTCGGGCAAGTGGTCGCTGCCGGGCAAACAGTGTTCACGCTCGCCACCGATGGCGAGCGTGAAGTGCTGATCAGCCTGCCGGAGCAGAGCTTCGGCCGCTTCAAGGTTGGTCAGCCGGTGACCGTCGAACTCTGGGCTCAGCAGAACCAGCGCTTCGCCGGACAGATTCGTGAGTTGTCGCCGGCGGCCGATCCGAAATCCCGTACTTTCGCCGCACGCATTTCCTTCACCAGCGGCAAAGTCCCGGCAGAACTTGGCCAGAGCGCTCGGGTGTTTGTGCAATCGGTCGATGCCGCGCCGCTGTCGGTACCGCTTTCGGCGCTGACCGCAGAAAACGGCGCGACCTACGTCTGGGTCGTCAACACCGACAACACCCTGAAGAAGACCCCCGTGCGCGTGGGCCCGTTCGGCGAGAAAACCGTGCCGGTGCTCGAAGGCTTGAAAGCCAATGATTGGGTGGTGGCCGCCGGCGTGCATGTGCTGCTCGAAGGACAGCAGGTGCGTCCGGTGGATCGCTCCAATCGTGTCGTCAATCTGGCGAACAAGGAGTAG
- a CDS encoding efflux RND transporter permease subunit, protein MRFNLSEWALRNRQIVLFLMLLLAIVGALSYTKLGQSEDPPFTFKAMVIQTRWPGATAQEVSRQVTERIEKKLMETGEYERIVSFSRPGESQVTFIARDSMHSNQIPDLWYQVRKKVSDIRQTLPPGIQGPFFNDEFGTTFGNIYALTGDGFDYAVLKDYADRVQIQLQRVKDVGKVDLLGLQDEKVWVELSNVKLATLGLPLAAVQQALEEQNAVSTAGFFETGSERLQLRVSGNFQTVDEIKNFPIRVGDRTFRISDVADVRRGFNDPPAPRMRFMGEDAIGLAVAMKDGGDILVLGKALDGEFSRIQKNLPAGMQLRKVSDQPAAVKTGVGEFVQVLVEALAIVLLVSFFSLGVRTGMVVALSIPLVLAMTFACMYYLGIGLHKISLGALVLALGLLVDDAIIAVEMMAIKMEQGFDRIRAASYAWTSTAFPMLTGTLITAAGFLPIATAQSGTGEYTRSIFQVVTIALLASWVAAVMFVPYLGERLLPDLAKIHAAKHGTSDGQPDPYGTPFYQRVRRLVEWCVVHRKTVIVLTVGLFIASVMLFRFVPQQFFPASNRLELMVDLKLAEGASLANTTGEVKRLEAMLKDHAGIDNYVAYAGTGSPRFYLPLDQQLPAASFAQFVVLAKNIEERETLRTWLISTLNEQFPTLRSRVTRLENGPPVGYPVQFRVTGEHIEEVRALARKVAAKVRENPHVVNVHLDWEEPSKVVYLNIDQDRARALGVSTANLAKFLQSSLTGSSVSQYREDNELIEILLRGTVHERTELSLLPSLAVPTDNGRSVALSQVATLEYGFEEGIIWHRNRLPNVTVRADIYGKEQPATLVKQIMPTLDSIRAELPGGYLLDVGGTVEDSERGQKSVNAGVPMFIVVVLTLLMVQLRSFSRTAMVFLTAPLGLIGVVLFLMVFRQPFGFVAMLGTIALSGMIMRNSVILVDQIEQDIASGLRPWQAIIEATVRRFRPIVLTALAAVLAMIPLSRSVFFGPMAVAIMGGLIVATALTLLFLPALYAVWFRVRREG, encoded by the coding sequence ATGCGCTTCAACCTTTCCGAATGGGCGCTGCGTAATCGCCAGATCGTACTGTTCCTGATGCTTTTGCTGGCCATCGTCGGTGCGTTGTCCTACACCAAACTCGGCCAGAGTGAAGACCCGCCGTTCACCTTCAAGGCCATGGTGATCCAGACCCGCTGGCCGGGCGCGACGGCGCAGGAAGTTTCGCGTCAGGTCACCGAACGCATCGAGAAGAAACTCATGGAGACCGGCGAATACGAACGCATCGTTTCGTTTTCCCGCCCCGGTGAATCTCAGGTCACGTTCATTGCCCGTGACTCAATGCACTCCAACCAGATCCCCGACCTCTGGTATCAGGTGCGCAAGAAGGTCAGCGACATCCGCCAGACCTTGCCGCCGGGGATTCAGGGGCCGTTCTTCAACGATGAATTCGGCACCACCTTCGGCAATATCTACGCGCTGACGGGCGATGGTTTCGACTACGCCGTGCTCAAGGATTACGCCGATCGCGTGCAGATTCAGCTGCAACGGGTCAAGGATGTCGGCAAGGTCGATCTGCTCGGGTTGCAGGACGAGAAGGTCTGGGTCGAACTGTCCAACGTCAAACTCGCCACTCTCGGTTTGCCATTGGCGGCGGTGCAACAGGCGCTGGAAGAACAGAACGCGGTGTCCACTGCCGGCTTCTTCGAGACCGGCAGCGAGCGTCTGCAACTGCGGGTTTCGGGGAATTTTCAGACAGTCGACGAGATAAAAAACTTCCCGATCCGGGTCGGCGATCGCACGTTCCGCATCTCCGACGTCGCCGACGTGCGGCGTGGTTTCAACGATCCACCGGCGCCGCGCATGCGCTTCATGGGCGAAGATGCGATCGGCTTGGCGGTTGCCATGAAGGACGGCGGTGACATTCTCGTGCTGGGTAAAGCGCTGGATGGCGAGTTCTCGCGCATCCAGAAAAACCTCCCGGCCGGCATGCAGTTGCGCAAGGTTTCCGATCAACCGGCAGCAGTGAAAACCGGCGTGGGCGAGTTCGTCCAGGTGTTGGTTGAAGCACTGGCGATTGTGTTGCTGGTGAGCTTCTTCTCCCTCGGCGTGCGCACCGGCATGGTCGTCGCGCTGAGCATTCCGCTGGTGTTGGCGATGACCTTTGCCTGCATGTATTACCTCGGTATCGGCCTGCACAAAATCTCCCTCGGCGCGTTGGTGTTGGCGTTGGGTTTGCTGGTGGACGACGCGATCATCGCCGTGGAAATGATGGCGATCAAAATGGAGCAGGGCTTTGACCGCATCCGGGCGGCGAGCTACGCCTGGACCAGCACCGCGTTCCCGATGCTTACCGGTACGCTGATCACCGCCGCGGGTTTCCTGCCGATTGCCACGGCGCAGTCCGGCACGGGCGAATACACCCGTTCGATCTTCCAGGTGGTGACCATTGCGCTGCTCGCTTCGTGGGTCGCGGCGGTGATGTTCGTGCCGTATCTGGGGGAAAGGCTCCTGCCGGATCTGGCGAAAATTCATGCGGCCAAACACGGCACGAGTGATGGTCAACCGGATCCTTACGGCACACCGTTTTATCAGCGTGTTCGGCGTCTGGTGGAGTGGTGCGTGGTGCACCGTAAAACCGTGATTGTGCTGACCGTGGGGCTGTTTATCGCGTCGGTGATGCTGTTCCGTTTCGTGCCGCAGCAGTTTTTCCCGGCCTCGAATCGGCTGGAGCTGATGGTCGATCTGAAACTCGCCGAAGGGGCATCGCTGGCCAACACCACCGGTGAGGTCAAACGCCTTGAAGCTATGCTCAAGGATCACGCTGGCATCGACAACTACGTGGCGTATGCCGGCACCGGTTCGCCGCGTTTCTACCTGCCGCTGGATCAGCAGTTGCCAGCGGCGAGCTTTGCCCAGTTTGTGGTGTTGGCGAAGAACATCGAGGAGCGTGAAACGCTGCGCACCTGGTTGATCTCCACGCTGAACGAGCAGTTCCCGACGCTGCGTTCGCGGGTCACGCGTTTGGAAAACGGCCCGCCGGTTGGCTATCCGGTGCAGTTCCGCGTTACCGGTGAGCACATCGAAGAAGTCCGCGCTCTGGCCCGCAAGGTCGCGGCCAAGGTTCGCGAAAATCCGCATGTGGTCAATGTGCATCTGGACTGGGAAGAACCGAGCAAGGTCGTGTACCTGAACATCGATCAGGATCGCGCCCGGGCACTCGGGGTGAGCACCGCCAATCTGGCGAAATTCCTGCAGAGTTCGTTGACCGGGTCGAGCGTCAGTCAGTATCGCGAAGACAACGAATTGATCGAGATTCTGCTGCGCGGCACGGTGCATGAGCGTACCGAGTTGTCGTTGCTGCCGAGCCTGGCCGTGCCGACGGATAACGGTCGCAGCGTGGCGCTGTCGCAGGTTGCCACGCTCGAATATGGCTTTGAGGAAGGCATCATCTGGCACCGTAATCGTCTGCCCAACGTGACGGTGCGGGCAGACATTTATGGCAAGGAGCAGCCGGCGACGCTGGTGAAGCAGATTATGCCGACACTGGATTCGATTCGCGCTGAATTGCCGGGCGGGTATCTGCTGGATGTTGGTGGGACGGTGGAGGATTCGGAGCGTGGGCAGAAGTCGGTGAATGCCGGGGTGCCGATGTTCATCGTGGTGGTGCTGACGTTGCTGATGGTGCAGCTGCGCAGTTTTTCGCGCACGGCGATGGTGTTTTTGACGGCGCCGTTGGGGTTGATCGGGGTGGTGCTGTTTTTGATGGTGTTCCGGCAGCCGTTCGGCTTTGTGGCGATGTTGGGGACTATCGCGCTGTCCGGGATGATCATGCGTAATTCGGTGATTCTGGTGGATCAGATCGAGCAGGATATTGCCTCGGGGCTCAGGCCTTGGCAGGCAATTATCGAGGCGACGGTACGGCGGTTTCGGCCGATTGTGTTGACGGCTCTGGCGGCGGTTCTGGCGATGATTCCGTTGTCGCGCAGTGTGTTTTTTGGGCCGATGGCGGTGGCGATCATGGGGGGGTTGATTGTCGCTACGGCGCTGACTCTGTTGTTTTTGCCGGCGTTGTATGCGGTCTGGTTCAGGGTTCGTCGGGAGGGTTGA